A single region of the Aeromicrobium chenweiae genome encodes:
- a CDS encoding Mrp/NBP35 family ATP-binding protein — protein sequence MAVVTEEQIRAALGTVNDPEIKRPITELGMVDAITIEDAQITVRLLLTVSGCPLKDTLTRDITAAVGAAAPAHAVVVDMGVMTDEQRKDMQAMLRGGRADREVPFAQPGSLTKVYAIASGKGGVGKSTVTVNLALAMVRRGLKVGIVDADIYGHSIPDMLGVGDIRPTQVEDMIMPVPIKGLKVISIGMLKPRKDQVVAWRGPMLDRALVQMLSDVYWGDLDALLLDLPPGTGDMAISLGQHLPNAEVLVVTTPQPAAADIAERAGTMASMMHQRVVGVIENMSYLQIPGGERMEIFGSGGAAKVAETLSGRFGYDVPMLGQIPLDQTLREGGDAGDPIVLADPDSESAKILQGVADQLSGRSRGLAGMQLGLAPAGRL from the coding sequence ATGGCAGTCGTCACCGAAGAACAGATCCGCGCCGCTCTCGGCACGGTCAACGATCCCGAGATCAAGCGTCCCATCACCGAGCTCGGCATGGTCGACGCGATCACGATCGAGGATGCGCAGATCACCGTCCGCCTCCTGCTGACCGTCTCCGGCTGCCCGCTGAAGGACACCCTCACGCGTGACATCACCGCAGCGGTCGGTGCCGCGGCGCCGGCGCACGCCGTGGTCGTCGACATGGGCGTCATGACCGACGAGCAGCGCAAGGACATGCAGGCGATGCTGCGCGGTGGCCGCGCCGACCGTGAGGTGCCGTTCGCGCAGCCCGGCTCGCTGACCAAGGTGTACGCGATCGCGTCCGGCAAGGGCGGTGTGGGCAAGTCCACCGTCACCGTCAACCTGGCGCTCGCGATGGTGCGCCGCGGCCTGAAGGTCGGCATCGTCGACGCCGACATCTACGGCCACTCGATCCCCGACATGCTGGGCGTGGGCGACATCCGCCCGACCCAGGTCGAGGACATGATCATGCCCGTCCCGATCAAGGGCCTCAAGGTCATCAGCATCGGGATGCTCAAGCCCCGCAAGGACCAGGTCGTCGCCTGGCGCGGCCCGATGCTCGACCGTGCCCTCGTGCAGATGCTCAGCGACGTCTACTGGGGCGATCTCGACGCCCTGCTGCTGGACCTCCCGCCCGGAACCGGCGACATGGCCATCAGCCTCGGCCAGCACCTGCCCAACGCCGAGGTCCTCGTCGTGACGACGCCGCAGCCCGCTGCGGCGGACATCGCCGAGCGCGCCGGCACGATGGCCTCGATGATGCACCAGCGCGTGGTCGGCGTCATCGAGAACATGTCGTACCTGCAGATCCCCGGCGGCGAGCGCATGGAGATCTTCGGCTCCGGTGGAGCCGCGAAGGTCGCCGAGACGCTCAGCGGCCGCTTCGGCTACGACGTCCCGATGCTCGGGCAGATCCCCCTCGACCAGACGCTGCGCGAGGGCGGCGACGCCGGCGACCCGATCGTCCTGGCGGACCCGGACTCGGAGTCGGCCAAGATCCTGCAGGGCGTCGCGGACCAGCTCAGCGGACGCTCGCGCGGCCTCGCCGGCATGCAGCTGGGGCTCGCACCCGCCGGTCGCCTGTAG